A window of the Bactrocera neohumeralis isolate Rockhampton unplaced genomic scaffold, APGP_CSIRO_Bneo_wtdbg2-racon-allhic-juicebox.fasta_v2 cluster09, whole genome shotgun sequence genome harbors these coding sequences:
- the LOC126764374 gene encoding uncharacterized protein LOC126764374 — MPRSSEKDKIVAVLCLNHMINLLDMNSSNEEDEAIENFNSYMLCVLNNRRGVHLGIPKSCECEQTVLRKFDDNRFYQMVRVRPEEFCYILNLIKHDEVFNTSSREVQLPVELQFKIVLYRLGSSGEGQSVRKVAFLFGVGDGALFSILKLKSKFLF, encoded by the exons atgcCGCGCTCAAGTGAAAAAGACAAAATTGTAGCAGTTTTGTGCCTAAATCATATGATTAATTTACTGGATATGAATTCGA GCAACGAGGAAGATGAAgcgattgaaaattttaattcatacaTGCTTTGTGTGCTAAATAATCGCAGAGGTGTTCACCTTGGCATTCCAAAATCATGCGAATGCGAGCAAACGGTGCTCAGAAAATTCGATGATAACAGGTTCTATCAAATGGTTAGGGTCCGTCCCGAGgagttttgttatattttaaacttaataaagcatgacgaagtttttaacacaaGTTCAAGGGAAGTGCAGCTCCCAGTAGAATtgcagtttaaaattgtactttACCGTTTAGGATCATCCGGTGAAGGACAATCTGTGCGTAAAGTAGCTTTCCTTTTTGGTGTTGGTGATGGGGcactattttccattttaaaattGAAGTCTAAATTCCTATtttag